The Christiangramia flava JLT2011 genome has a segment encoding these proteins:
- the dinB gene encoding DNA polymerase IV, with product MKLVKSIIHLDLDTFFVSAERRYDSRLNDKPVIVGGLGDRGVVAACSYETRPYGVHSGMSMKVARQLCPQAIVIKGNASTYTKLSHEVTEIIQDRVPSFEKASVDEFYADLTGMDRFFGIQSFAKDLQSTIKKETGLPISFGLSQNKIVSKIATGEGKPYAQKIIEAGTEKGFLAPLTVNKIPMIGSKTFQKLLNLGVRKVETIQKMPVEVLESVLGKNGRTIWKRAHGIDNPPIVPFHERKSISTERTFNRDTIDMVRLHATLVAMAESLAYQLRRGNKLTSIVSVKIRYSDFQTQSKQARIPYTSADHILIPKVEELFRQLYSRRMLIRLIGVRFSGLVGGHYQISLFDDSEEMLNLYNSLDKIRNRFGEGSVKRAVTMDVKTIGRMGNPFNGQPPIVLAHRKQ from the coding sequence ATGAAATTAGTAAAATCGATCATACACCTGGATCTAGACACATTTTTTGTCTCTGCGGAAAGGCGGTACGATTCCCGTTTGAACGATAAACCGGTGATCGTGGGTGGTCTTGGTGACCGGGGCGTGGTAGCCGCCTGCAGCTATGAAACCAGGCCTTACGGCGTGCATTCCGGTATGTCGATGAAAGTCGCCCGGCAGCTTTGTCCTCAGGCGATTGTGATCAAAGGGAATGCTTCCACCTACACCAAACTCTCCCATGAGGTGACCGAGATCATACAGGATCGCGTTCCTTCTTTTGAAAAAGCAAGTGTGGATGAATTTTATGCAGATCTTACGGGCATGGATCGCTTTTTCGGCATCCAGTCCTTTGCGAAAGATTTGCAGAGCACCATCAAAAAAGAGACCGGGCTTCCTATCTCCTTTGGCCTCTCACAAAACAAAATCGTATCAAAAATAGCTACGGGCGAAGGCAAGCCATATGCCCAAAAGATCATTGAAGCCGGCACGGAAAAAGGCTTTTTAGCACCACTCACCGTCAATAAAATCCCAATGATTGGAAGCAAAACCTTTCAGAAACTGCTGAATCTTGGCGTTCGAAAAGTAGAGACCATTCAGAAAATGCCGGTCGAAGTACTGGAAAGTGTTTTGGGTAAGAACGGGAGAACCATCTGGAAACGGGCGCACGGGATCGACAATCCGCCCATCGTTCCTTTTCATGAACGAAAATCGATCTCTACGGAGCGTACGTTCAATCGGGACACCATCGATATGGTTCGCTTGCATGCCACGCTCGTAGCGATGGCCGAAAGCCTGGCGTACCAGCTCAGGCGTGGAAACAAACTCACCTCCATTGTAAGCGTGAAGATCAGATATTCTGATTTCCAGACGCAGAGTAAACAGGCCAGAATACCCTATACCAGCGCCGATCATATCCTCATCCCAAAGGTGGAAGAACTCTTCAGGCAACTGTATTCGCGCCGGATGCTCATCAGGCTTATTGGGGTACGCTTCAGCGGGCTCGTGGGAGGGCATTACCAGATCAGTCTTTTTGATGATTCTGAAGAAATGCTGAATCTCTACAACTCTCTGGATAAGATCCGGAACCGGTTTGGAGAAGGCAGTGTAAAACGAGCCGTCACAATGGATGTGAAAACCATCGGAAGGATGGGAAATCCTTTCAACGGCCAGCCACCCATTGTGTTGGCGCATAGAAAACAGTGA
- a CDS encoding DNA polymerase III subunit alpha, producing the protein MYLNCHTYYSLRFGTFSVAELCKLANQKGAAKLAVTDINTSTACLEFLKIAKDFGIEPLVGIDFRDGAQQQYVGIARNNEGYRQLNEHLSNHLHASKNFDDRAPLLPDCFVIYPLEKVISAKKRDFKENELIGVSIESLRKLKFSAYKELKNKLVVLQTVTFRNKRDFNAHRLLRAIDNNMLLSQLPETEQGSYSHRMPELSELEQEFEDFPHILDNTKVLMDSCQVNFKFSKLENRNLQVAGNSFAEDADEIRRLCYDKLPEKYPKADETVYKRVEKELNTIIRLKFVSYFLINLKIVNYAKKNHYPFVGRGSGANSIVAYILGITNVDPIELDLYFERFINPNRSSPPDFDIDFSWKDRNDVTRYIFDTYENTALMGTYVTFKRRAVARELGKVFGLPKENIDKLSQGFFNYQELDHLEKLVLQYSQLIAGFPNYLSVHSGGILILDDSVHNYAGTFLPPKGFRTIQIDMNIAEDVGIHKFDILAQRGLSKITDAIELIKRNQPEAKLENIENIDAFKNDPEINALLKVGDCMGVFYVESPAMRGLLTKLQTDNYLNLVAASSVIRPGISSAGMKEEFIRRHRFPELQQNAHPVLLEIMPDTYGVMVYQEDVMKVAYHFAGLNLDDADVLRRGMSGKKTSQGQMEKIEETFRRNCKEKGYQNQLTDEVWEQISSFAGYAFPKGHSASYAVESYQSLYLKRYFPLEFMVAAINNGGGFYRLETYIQEIRRCGGRVHAPCINKSDHPNTIYGKDIYLGLGYIRELEAKTIRHILENRQFFGEFQSLDDFIDRVPISIEQLSLLLKINAFRFTGYNKHHLLWKAYFKLNHSAKRSGQAVLFKPPHRDFELPEFEFSRISEAYDQMELLGFPLCSHFELLKEPPESALLAKDLKKHIGKEVKIYGNLVNYKKNPTSNGKYMFFGTFYDQQGGIFDIVLFPQVARHYDYFNYGIYACYGTVTEDLGHLCIDIKWLKRQATHTDPRLVNSSHKVKLPA; encoded by the coding sequence ATGTATTTAAATTGTCATACATATTACTCCCTGCGCTTCGGAACATTTTCGGTGGCTGAATTATGCAAACTGGCTAACCAAAAAGGTGCTGCAAAACTGGCGGTAACCGATATCAATACTTCCACCGCCTGCCTGGAATTCTTGAAAATTGCTAAAGATTTCGGAATAGAGCCTCTGGTGGGAATAGATTTCCGAGATGGTGCGCAGCAGCAATATGTGGGAATTGCCCGGAATAACGAAGGTTATCGCCAATTGAACGAACACCTTTCCAATCATTTACACGCTTCTAAAAATTTCGACGACCGCGCACCGCTCCTACCCGACTGCTTTGTGATCTATCCGCTGGAAAAAGTCATTTCGGCTAAAAAAAGGGATTTTAAAGAAAATGAGTTGATCGGCGTTTCCATCGAAAGCCTTCGAAAGCTGAAGTTTTCAGCATATAAGGAGTTGAAAAATAAACTCGTGGTACTGCAAACTGTTACTTTCAGAAATAAACGAGATTTTAATGCACACCGGTTGCTTCGGGCTATTGATAACAACATGTTGTTAAGCCAGCTACCCGAAACCGAGCAGGGCTCCTACTCCCATCGTATGCCGGAGCTTTCAGAACTGGAACAAGAATTTGAAGATTTTCCTCACATCTTGGATAACACCAAAGTTTTGATGGATTCCTGCCAGGTCAATTTCAAATTCAGCAAACTGGAAAATCGAAATCTGCAGGTGGCCGGCAACAGCTTCGCAGAAGATGCCGATGAGATCCGGAGATTATGCTACGATAAACTGCCTGAAAAATACCCGAAAGCCGATGAAACCGTCTACAAAAGAGTTGAGAAAGAATTGAATACGATCATTCGGTTAAAATTTGTGTCGTATTTCCTGATCAACCTGAAAATTGTGAACTATGCCAAAAAAAACCATTATCCCTTTGTAGGGCGTGGCAGTGGCGCCAATTCTATCGTGGCTTACATTCTCGGCATCACCAACGTGGACCCTATCGAGCTGGACCTGTATTTTGAACGTTTTATCAACCCCAACAGGAGTTCCCCTCCAGATTTTGACATTGATTTTTCCTGGAAAGACCGCAACGATGTCACCCGGTATATTTTTGATACCTACGAAAATACGGCGCTCATGGGAACTTATGTAACCTTCAAACGTCGAGCGGTAGCCCGGGAACTGGGAAAAGTTTTCGGTTTACCTAAAGAGAATATCGACAAATTGTCCCAGGGATTTTTCAATTATCAGGAACTGGATCACCTGGAAAAACTGGTCCTGCAATACAGTCAGCTTATTGCCGGTTTTCCCAATTATCTCAGTGTACATTCCGGCGGGATATTGATCTTAGACGATTCGGTTCACAATTATGCCGGTACATTCCTGCCGCCAAAGGGTTTTCGAACGATCCAGATCGATATGAACATTGCGGAAGATGTGGGTATTCATAAATTTGATATCCTGGCGCAACGCGGTCTCTCCAAGATTACTGATGCCATCGAGCTTATCAAAAGAAATCAGCCAGAAGCCAAACTTGAAAATATCGAAAATATTGATGCTTTTAAAAATGATCCTGAAATCAATGCCCTTCTGAAGGTTGGTGACTGTATGGGTGTCTTTTATGTAGAATCCCCTGCCATGCGCGGGTTGTTGACCAAACTTCAAACCGATAATTACCTGAATCTCGTAGCAGCCAGTTCGGTTATTAGACCTGGAATTTCCAGCGCGGGAATGAAAGAGGAGTTCATTCGGCGGCATCGGTTCCCTGAGCTGCAGCAAAATGCACATCCTGTCCTTTTAGAGATCATGCCCGACACTTACGGAGTGATGGTATACCAGGAAGATGTGATGAAAGTGGCCTATCATTTTGCCGGTCTCAACCTGGACGATGCCGATGTGCTGCGGCGTGGCATGAGCGGTAAAAAAACTTCCCAAGGACAAATGGAAAAGATCGAGGAAACCTTCCGCAGAAACTGTAAAGAAAAAGGTTACCAGAATCAACTCACTGATGAAGTATGGGAGCAGATCTCGTCTTTTGCTGGCTATGCTTTCCCCAAAGGGCACTCGGCTTCTTACGCCGTGGAGAGTTACCAGAGCCTCTACCTGAAGCGCTATTTCCCGCTGGAATTCATGGTCGCGGCCATCAATAACGGCGGCGGGTTTTATCGCCTTGAAACATACATCCAGGAAATTCGCCGGTGTGGCGGGAGGGTGCATGCCCCCTGCATCAACAAAAGCGACCATCCCAATACGATCTACGGAAAAGACATCTATCTTGGCCTTGGGTACATCAGGGAACTGGAAGCGAAGACCATCAGGCATATTCTCGAAAACCGGCAATTTTTTGGGGAATTTCAGTCGTTGGATGATTTCATAGATCGCGTCCCCATCTCGATCGAGCAGCTGAGCCTGTTGCTGAAGATCAATGCCTTCCGTTTTACCGGTTACAATAAACATCACCTGCTCTGGAAAGCGTATTTCAAACTGAATCATTCCGCAAAAAGAAGCGGGCAGGCGGTACTTTTCAAACCGCCACATCGCGATTTTGAACTTCCGGAATTTGAGTTTTCCAGAATTTCCGAAGCCTACGACCAGATGGAATTGCTGGGCTTCCCGCTCTGCAGTCATTTTGAATTACTGAAGGAACCACCGGAAAGTGCTCTCCTCGCTAAAGATCTCAAGAAACATATTGGAAAGGAAGTGAAGATCTATGGAAATCTTGTGAACTACAAGAAGAACCCCACTTCTAACGGAAAATACATGTTCTTCGGGACTTTTTACGACCAGCAGGGTGGCATATTCGATATCGTCCTTTTCCCGCAGGTGGCACGACACTACGATTATTTCAATTACGGGATTTATGCCTGTTATGGTACAGTCACGGAAGATCTCGGGCACCTCTGTATCGATATTAAATGGCTGAAAAGGCAGGCTACCCATACCGATCCCAGACTTGTTAATTCCTCTCACAAAGTCAAACTTCCTGCCTAA